One part of the Gossypium raimondii isolate GPD5lz chromosome 1, ASM2569854v1, whole genome shotgun sequence genome encodes these proteins:
- the LOC105780055 gene encoding acyl carrier protein 2, mitochondrial: MAAVREALLKRLRVNATSLSLLRNPKPSLNGLFALTFNAVHRRFSDDVMGSFLDKSEVTDRVVSVVKNFQKVDPSKVTPNAHFQNDLGLDSLDTVEVVMALEEEFGFEIPDNEADKISTINHAVEFIASHPQAK, translated from the exons ATGGCTGCGGTGAGAGAAGCTTTGCTAAAGCGCCTGAGGGTGAACGCAACATCCCTGTCgctgctccgtaaccctaaacCTAGCCTTAACGGTCTCTTTGCTCTCACCTTCAACGCCGTCCATCGTCGTTTTTCCGACGACGTCATGGGCTCATTTCTCGACAAATCTGAGGTCACCGATCGCGTCGTCTCCGTCGTCAAAAACTTCCAGAAAGTAGATCCTTCCaag GTTACCCCAAATGCCCATTTTCAAAATGATCTCGGGTTAGATAGTTTGGACACTGTGGAGGTAGTCATGGCCCTTGAAGAAGAATTTGGGTTTGAGATACCTGATAATGAGGCAGACAAGATCAGCACTATCAATCATGCTGTTGAGTTCATTGCTTCTCACCCTCAGGCAAAGTAG